One genomic window of Roseateles sp. DAIF2 includes the following:
- a CDS encoding SRPBCC family protein, with amino-acid sequence MKITIETTVKAPIDAVWSAWTTPADIVAWNTASPDWHTTKAAVDLRVGGAFSSRMEAKDGSMGFDFAGTYTAIVEQRLIEASFGDRSLRVEFLPGADGAVTVRETFDAETSNPVEVQRQGWQSILDNFARHVERHQHR; translated from the coding sequence ATGAAGATCACCATCGAAACCACCGTCAAGGCCCCGATCGACGCCGTCTGGAGCGCCTGGACCACGCCGGCCGACATCGTGGCCTGGAACACCGCCTCGCCCGACTGGCACACCACCAAAGCCGCGGTCGACCTGCGCGTCGGCGGCGCGTTCTCCTCGCGCATGGAGGCCAAGGACGGCAGCATGGGCTTCGATTTCGCCGGCACCTACACCGCGATCGTCGAGCAGCGGCTGATCGAGGCCAGCTTCGGCGACCGCAGCCTGCGGGTCGAGTTCCTGCCCGGCGCCGACGGCGCCGTCACGGTGCGCGAAACGTTCGATGCCGAGACCTCGAACCCGGTCGAGGTGCAGCGCCAGGGCTGGCAGTCCATCCTGGACAACTTCGCCCGCCATGTGGAGCGCCATCAGCATCGTTGA
- a CDS encoding DUF2238 domain-containing protein: protein MTPDSNRNHAGSLGPAALAALGLALLLALLASGWRPHDRATWWMEVAPVLIALPLLAATRRRFPLSALLYGLIFLHGLVLILGGAYTYARVPLGFWLQDLFALSRNPYDKIGHFAQGLIPALLAREILLRRGQVRGRRMASFLSVCVALAVSAVYELIEWWAALALGQGADEFLGTQGDPWDTQSDMFLALLGALAGILLLARWQDRQIARLAPAPGPPPDIP from the coding sequence ATGACGCCCGACAGCAATAGAAATCACGCCGGCAGCCTGGGCCCGGCAGCACTGGCCGCGCTGGGCCTCGCGCTGCTGCTGGCCCTGCTGGCCTCCGGCTGGCGGCCCCATGACCGCGCCACCTGGTGGATGGAGGTCGCGCCGGTGCTGATCGCCCTGCCGCTGCTGGCCGCGACGCGGCGCCGCTTTCCGCTCAGCGCCCTGCTCTATGGCCTGATCTTCCTGCATGGCCTGGTGCTGATCCTGGGCGGCGCCTACACCTACGCCCGTGTGCCGCTGGGCTTCTGGCTGCAGGATCTGTTCGCGCTCTCGCGCAACCCCTACGACAAGATCGGTCATTTCGCCCAGGGCCTGATCCCGGCCCTGCTGGCGCGCGAGATCCTGCTGCGCCGCGGCCAGGTGCGCGGCCGGCGCATGGCGAGCTTCCTGTCCGTCTGCGTCGCGCTGGCGGTCAGCGCGGTCTACGAGCTGATCGAATGGTGGGCCGCGCTGGCGCTGGGCCAGGGCGCCGACGAATTCCTCGGCACCCAGGGCGATCCCTGGGACACCCAGTCCGACATGTTCCTCGCGCTCCTGGGCGCCCTGGCCGGCATCCTGCTGCTGGCGCGCTGGCAGGACCGGCAGATCGCGCGGCTGGCGCCGGCACCCGGCCCGCCTCCAGACATACCCTGA
- a CDS encoding class II aldolase/adducin family protein, whose product MATTTTSDPGIPSLRGRVSETEWRLRVELAACYRLVARYGWSDLIFTHISAKLPGEGAEHEFLINPYGLMFDEITASSLVKIDAQGNKRQDTPFPVNPAGFVIHAAVHAARPEAGCVLHTHTRAGVAVSAQAEGLLPISQQSSFVLASLAYHDYEGVAFRPDEGPRLQADLGDKNYLCLRNHGLLTLGRSIPEAFLAMYIFESACQIQIGAQAGGGALTRIPEAIIRGTGEAMRVQSAGAGGGLGALAWPALLRDLERRNPGYDH is encoded by the coding sequence ATGGCGACGACGACAACTTCCGATCCCGGCATCCCCTCGCTGCGCGGCCGGGTCAGTGAGACCGAGTGGCGGCTGCGCGTGGAGCTCGCGGCCTGCTACCGCCTGGTGGCGCGCTATGGCTGGAGCGACCTGATCTTCACCCATATCAGCGCCAAGCTGCCCGGCGAGGGCGCGGAGCATGAGTTCCTGATCAATCCCTATGGCCTGATGTTCGACGAAATCACCGCGTCCAGCCTGGTGAAGATCGACGCACAGGGCAACAAGCGCCAGGACACGCCCTTCCCGGTCAACCCGGCCGGCTTCGTGATCCATGCGGCCGTGCACGCAGCGCGGCCCGAGGCCGGCTGCGTGCTGCACACCCACACGCGCGCCGGCGTCGCGGTCTCGGCCCAGGCCGAGGGCCTGCTGCCGATCTCGCAGCAGAGCAGCTTCGTGCTGGCCTCGCTGGCCTATCACGACTACGAGGGCGTGGCCTTCCGGCCCGACGAGGGCCCGCGCCTGCAGGCCGATCTGGGCGACAAGAACTATCTATGCCTGCGCAACCATGGCCTGCTGACCCTCGGCCGCAGCATCCCCGAGGCCTTCCTGGCGATGTACATCTTCGAGAGCGCCTGCCAGATCCAGATCGGCGCGCAGGCCGGCGGCGGCGCCCTGACCCGCATCCCCGAGGCCATCATCCGCGGCACCGGCGAGGCGATGCGGGTGCAGAGCGCGGGCGCCGGCGGCGGCCTGGGCGCGCTGGCCTGGCCCGCGCTGCTGCGCGACCTGGAGCGCCGCAACCCCGGCTATGACCATTAG
- a CDS encoding bile acid:sodium symporter family protein: protein MALNQTLPQLLLVALALVMLGVGLSLSWADFRRLAEHPKAVILALLLQMLALPAAAWGLAVAFELPPVLAVGLMLLAASPGGVSANLFSHLFGGHVALNISLTAINTLLSVVSMPLIANLALQHFIGAGAVPLQTAKVAEVMAVVLLPVAVGMAVAKTRPALAARLEKPFKIFSALVLALLAIGAIAKEWRALADSAAAIGAVVLIFNLLSLLSGYRFSRWIGLDKPMSTAISFEIGIHNSTLALYIALSVLQDFTMALPAAAYSISMYAIGTLFGLWLRRSRPTAAGAAAARR from the coding sequence ATGGCCTTGAATCAAACCCTGCCCCAGCTGCTGCTGGTCGCGCTGGCCCTGGTGATGCTGGGGGTCGGCTTGTCCCTGTCCTGGGCCGATTTCCGGCGCCTGGCCGAGCATCCGAAGGCGGTGATCCTCGCCTTGCTGCTGCAGATGCTGGCGCTGCCGGCCGCGGCCTGGGGCCTGGCGGTGGCCTTCGAGCTGCCGCCGGTGCTGGCGGTGGGCCTGATGCTGCTGGCCGCCTCGCCGGGCGGCGTCTCGGCCAATCTGTTCTCGCATCTGTTCGGCGGCCATGTGGCGCTGAACATCTCGCTGACCGCGATCAACACCCTGCTGTCGGTCGTCAGCATGCCGCTGATCGCGAACCTGGCCCTGCAGCATTTCATCGGCGCCGGCGCGGTGCCGCTGCAGACGGCCAAGGTGGCCGAGGTGATGGCGGTCGTGCTGCTGCCGGTGGCCGTCGGCATGGCGGTGGCGAAGACGCGGCCGGCGCTGGCGGCGCGGCTGGAAAAGCCCTTCAAGATCTTCAGCGCCCTGGTGCTGGCCCTTTTGGCGATCGGCGCGATCGCCAAGGAATGGCGCGCGCTGGCCGACTCGGCCGCGGCGATCGGTGCGGTGGTGCTGATCTTCAATCTGCTGAGCCTGCTGTCGGGCTATCGCTTCAGCCGCTGGATCGGTCTGGACAAGCCGATGTCCACCGCGATCAGCTTCGAGATCGGCATCCACAACAGCACCCTGGCGCTCTATATCGCGCTGAGCGTGCTGCAGGACTTCACGATGGCGCTGCCGGCCGCGGCCTACTCGATCAGCATGTACGCGATCGGCACCCTGTTCGGCCTGTGGCTCAGGCGCTCGCGCCCCACAGCGGCAGGCGCCGCCGCCGCTCGCCGCTGA
- a CDS encoding molybdopterin cofactor-binding domain-containing protein — MKRRTLLLSGLAGGGALLVGAAALPPRGRLGRANTLPAAPGELGLNAWIKIDAASGDALLAMPRSEMGQGVHTALAQLVAEELHLPLARVRLIPAGHESLYGNVAMFVGQLPLAPQHLEPGRESRLARIAQWSVAKLARELGVNATGGSSSIADAWEPLRWAAATARQQLLGAAALRWQQSIEELKLEDGWISHAIGQRAHYGELAQAAAATPPGAVALTPPAAWRLIGRPAPRSDLPAKVDGSARFGIDQRPPGLLYAAVRHAPMLGGAPGAVDERAAMGLPDVLRLVRLPPYAGSQPALAVVARNSWRALQAVRALDVQWQGRPAGALDGEGIAAALREGARRAAAEGLAFRSAGDAAAALAEPGGRRVEALYEAPYLAHATLEPMNCTAQVRGGRVTIWAPTQVSGLARALAARVAGVEEEAVTVHVTYLGGGFGRRLEVDVVGQAVRVALETGGAPVQLLWSREEDMAHDFYRPAGAAFCEARLDEQGRPAALRIGSAGDAISPRWMERVLPHLSTRIELPDKTAAEGLLDHPYAIAHQRIAHLATHSGVPIGFWRSVGHSHNAFFIESFVDELAHAARADPLAYRLALLDPVLPRHAAVLRLAAERAGWGQVLPAGVARGLALHESFGSIVAQVLELRRDAQGQPRVQRVVCALDCGQVVNPAIVERQMEGAIVFGLTAALWGRIDIGADGAVRQQNFHDQPLLTLAQTPRIETYLVASSNPPGGVGEPGVPPVAPALANAWFALSGERRRRLPLWGASA; from the coding sequence GTGAAACGGCGGACCCTGCTGCTGTCCGGTCTGGCGGGCGGCGGCGCGCTGCTGGTCGGCGCGGCGGCCTTGCCGCCGCGCGGCCGCCTGGGGCGTGCCAACACCCTGCCTGCGGCGCCGGGCGAGCTGGGCCTGAACGCCTGGATCAAGATCGACGCGGCCAGCGGCGATGCGCTGCTGGCGATGCCGCGCAGCGAGATGGGCCAGGGCGTGCACACCGCGCTGGCCCAGCTGGTGGCCGAGGAGCTGCATCTGCCGCTGGCGCGCGTGCGGCTGATCCCGGCCGGCCACGAGAGCCTGTACGGCAATGTCGCGATGTTCGTCGGCCAGCTGCCGCTGGCGCCGCAGCATCTGGAGCCGGGGCGCGAGAGCCGGCTGGCGCGCATCGCGCAATGGAGCGTGGCCAAGCTGGCGCGCGAGCTGGGCGTCAATGCCACCGGCGGCAGCTCCAGCATTGCCGATGCCTGGGAGCCGCTGCGCTGGGCTGCGGCCACCGCGCGTCAGCAGCTGCTGGGCGCGGCGGCGCTGCGCTGGCAGCAGTCGATCGAGGAACTGAAGCTGGAGGACGGCTGGATCAGCCACGCGATCGGCCAGCGCGCCCATTACGGCGAGCTGGCCCAGGCCGCGGCCGCGACGCCGCCCGGCGCGGTGGCGCTGACGCCGCCGGCGGCCTGGCGCCTGATCGGCCGCCCGGCGCCGCGCAGCGATCTGCCGGCCAAGGTGGATGGCTCGGCGCGCTTCGGCATCGACCAGCGGCCGCCGGGCCTGCTCTATGCCGCGGTGCGCCATGCGCCGATGCTGGGCGGCGCGCCGGGCGCGGTGGACGAGCGCGCGGCCATGGGCCTGCCCGATGTGCTGCGCCTGGTGCGGCTGCCGCCTTATGCGGGCAGCCAGCCGGCGCTGGCGGTGGTGGCGCGCAACAGCTGGCGCGCGCTGCAGGCGGTGCGCGCGCTGGATGTGCAATGGCAGGGCCGGCCCGCCGGGGCGCTGGACGGCGAGGGCATCGCCGCGGCGCTGCGCGAGGGCGCGCGGCGCGCCGCGGCCGAGGGCCTGGCCTTTCGCAGCGCCGGCGATGCCGCGGCCGCGCTGGCCGAGCCGGGCGGGCGCCGGGTGGAGGCGCTCTACGAGGCGCCCTATCTGGCCCATGCGACCCTGGAGCCGATGAACTGCACCGCCCAGGTGCGGGGCGGCCGGGTGACGATCTGGGCGCCGACCCAGGTGTCAGGTCTTGCGCGCGCGCTGGCGGCCCGGGTCGCCGGCGTCGAGGAGGAGGCGGTGACGGTGCATGTCACCTATCTTGGCGGTGGCTTCGGCCGGCGCCTGGAGGTGGACGTGGTCGGCCAGGCGGTGCGCGTCGCGCTGGAGACCGGCGGCGCGCCGGTGCAGCTGCTGTGGTCGCGCGAGGAGGACATGGCACATGACTTCTACCGCCCGGCCGGCGCCGCCTTCTGCGAGGCGCGGCTGGACGAGCAGGGGCGGCCCGCGGCGCTGCGCATCGGCAGCGCCGGCGACGCGATCTCGCCGCGCTGGATGGAGCGGGTGCTGCCGCACTTGAGCACGCGCATCGAGCTGCCGGACAAGACCGCCGCCGAGGGCCTGCTGGACCATCCCTATGCGATCGCGCACCAGCGCATCGCGCATCTGGCCACGCACAGCGGCGTGCCGATCGGCTTCTGGCGCTCGGTGGGGCATTCGCACAATGCCTTCTTCATCGAGAGCTTCGTCGACGAGCTGGCCCATGCGGCCCGCGCCGATCCGCTGGCCTACCGCCTGGCGCTGCTGGACCCGGTGCTGCCGCGCCATGCGGCGGTGTTGAGGCTGGCGGCCGAGCGGGCGGGCTGGGGCCAGGTCTTGCCGGCCGGCGTCGCGCGCGGCCTGGCGCTGCACGAGAGCTTCGGCAGCATCGTGGCCCAGGTGCTGGAGCTGCGGCGCGACGCCCAGGGCCAGCCGAGGGTGCAGCGCGTGGTCTGCGCGCTCGACTGCGGCCAGGTGGTGAACCCGGCCATCGTCGAGCGCCAGATGGAGGGCGCGATCGTGTTCGGACTGACGGCGGCGCTGTGGGGCCGCATCGACATCGGCGCGGACGGCGCGGTGCGCCAGCAGAATTTCCACGACCAGCCGCTGCTGACCCTGGCGCAGACGCCGCGCATCGAGACTTATCTCGTCGCCAGCAGCAACCCACCCGGCGGCGTCGGTGAGCCCGGTGTGCCGCCGGTGGCGCCGGCCCTGGCCAATGCCTGGTTCGCGCTCAGCGGCGAGCGGCGGCGGCGCCTGCCGCTGTGGGGCGCGAGCGCCTGA
- a CDS encoding (2Fe-2S)-binding protein: MELKVNGQLRALPAHASDPAMPLLWALRDGLDLTGTKFGCGVAACGACTVHLDGQAARSCVTPLASVAGKAVTTIEALGPDHALQRAWIEHQVPQCGYCQSGMLMAAAALLAKNRKPSDADIDAAITNLCRCGTYPRVRAAIHSAAARLGGARK; the protein is encoded by the coding sequence ATGGAGTTGAAGGTCAACGGGCAGCTGCGCGCGCTGCCGGCGCATGCCTCGGATCCGGCGATGCCGCTGCTGTGGGCGCTGCGCGACGGGCTGGACCTGACCGGCACCAAGTTCGGCTGCGGCGTCGCGGCCTGCGGTGCCTGCACCGTGCATCTGGACGGTCAGGCGGCGCGTAGCTGCGTCACCCCGCTGGCCAGCGTCGCCGGCAAGGCCGTCACCACGATCGAGGCGCTGGGCCCGGACCATGCGCTGCAGCGTGCCTGGATCGAGCACCAGGTGCCGCAATGCGGCTACTGCCAGAGCGGCATGCTGATGGCCGCCGCGGCCCTGCTGGCGAAGAACCGCAAGCCCAGCGACGCCGACATCGACGCCGCGATCACCAACCTCTGCCGCTGCGGCACCTATCCGCGCGTGCGCGCCGCGATCCACAGCGCCGCGGCGCGGCTGGGCGGGGCGCGCAAGTGA
- the ypfH gene encoding esterase → MSSADHLPHPALTLLPNDGAAPQLLFLLFHGVGGNGAQMQPLAEALRAQYPQAAVLSVDAPDAFDGIPGGGSGYQWFSVRGVDDLNRVERVAAALPRFIAWVRGFGAQYGLGWERVALGGFSQGGIMALEAVQAEPQLAGRVMAFGARHASLPQQAPQDVSVHLLHGKADAVMPYQYAVESAQTLVQLGGDVTADVLPGVGHELHPQLVDKAMEQLRSFVPARLWREAMLAAAEQDKKPS, encoded by the coding sequence ATGAGTAGTGCAGACCATCTCCCCCACCCCGCCCTGACCCTGCTGCCCAACGATGGTGCGGCACCGCAGCTGCTGTTCCTGCTGTTCCACGGCGTGGGCGGCAACGGCGCGCAAATGCAGCCGCTGGCCGAGGCGCTGCGGGCGCAATACCCGCAGGCCGCGGTGCTGAGTGTCGATGCGCCCGATGCCTTCGACGGGATTCCCGGCGGCGGCAGTGGTTACCAATGGTTCTCGGTGCGCGGTGTCGATGACCTCAATCGCGTCGAACGCGTCGCGGCGGCGCTGCCGCGCTTCATCGCCTGGGTGCGCGGCTTCGGCGCGCAGTACGGCCTGGGCTGGGAGCGCGTCGCGCTGGGCGGCTTCTCGCAGGGCGGCATCATGGCGCTGGAGGCGGTACAGGCCGAGCCGCAGCTGGCCGGCCGGGTGATGGCCTTCGGCGCGCGCCATGCCAGCCTGCCCCAGCAGGCGCCGCAGGATGTCAGCGTGCACCTGCTGCACGGCAAGGCCGATGCGGTGATGCCCTACCAGTACGCGGTGGAGTCCGCCCAGACCCTGGTGCAGCTGGGCGGCGACGTCACCGCCGACGTGCTGCCGGGCGTCGGCCATGAGCTGCACCCGCAGCTGGTCGACAAGGCGATGGAGCAGCTACGCAGCTTCGTGCCGGCACGGCTGTGGCGCGAGGCCATGCTGGCCGCGGCCGAACAGGACAAGAAGCCGAGTTGA
- a CDS encoding transglycosylase domain-containing protein translates to MARISRLIWLGGGLAATAAALAGWTELRSARLQSTLWSESARAANYEVQPGASERISFPAGGPYDERLGYSELPRYIERLQEQGFVVAAQARQSQRLLALADQGLFLPYREKNQAGLALRDCRGEALFALRLPQRQFARFEEAPPLLVQSLLFIEDRHLLDEDEPRRNPALDPERLTKAALLQLQRRLDASAPSAGGSTLATQIEKYRHSPQGRTGSVGEKLRQMASASQRAYLDGRETLTRRREILLDYLNTVPLAARPGVGEVHGLGDGLWAWYGREFGEFRRALQDGTLAERALAYKQALSLLIAQRRPVQFLQREGESLRRLTDSYLRLLAEAGAIPSELRDAALHLPLVLSAAPPQAERPDFAQRKATGNLRARLAALLEVPGSYELDRLDLEVQTSLDGRAQALATRALTGLRTPAAARAAGLYGSHLLDAGADLQPLVFSLTLYERGPEANWLRVQADNVDQPFDVNQGAKLDLGSTAKLRTLISYLELVAELHGRWAALPAVELRALPPAPDALSGWARQYLQQSEDRGLAAMLDAALARRYSASPGEAFFTGGGLHRFENFEHEHDHQVLTVREAFRHSVNLVFIRLMRDIVQHRIHNADASGIPLSDPESPRRRALLARFADAEGSHFMAGFYRRYQGLTPAQARAKLLEGARANAASQAALLYLFEPEADALRLVEWLDERAPRGSRLAIGAHERYRRMSLADRAYLSGQHPLELWLVARLQQRPGAELAELLADSAEERQLAYAWLFKPRQRAAQDQRLRQMLEREAFAGLLQSWRRLGYPFDRLTPSYASAIGASGDRPAALAELMGIIVNRGARRPQQPIDALHFARATPFDTRLARPPGAAQQVLAPEVAEAVRLALVDVVEEGTARRLKGVFLDAQGQALAVGGKTGTGDHRYTVLGRDGRLISERIVERSGTLVFTLGDRYFGTVTTYVHEPDAARYHFTSALSVQLLKSLGPSLLATLQQDQCRGGPAAGAVTAKTGALPPLNAAVGGG, encoded by the coding sequence ATGGCAAGGATCAGCAGGCTGATCTGGCTGGGCGGGGGGCTCGCGGCGACGGCAGCGGCGCTGGCGGGCTGGACCGAGTTGCGCAGCGCGCGGCTGCAGTCCACCTTGTGGTCCGAATCCGCGCGCGCGGCCAACTACGAGGTGCAGCCCGGCGCCAGCGAGCGCATCAGCTTCCCTGCCGGCGGCCCCTACGACGAACGCCTGGGCTACAGCGAACTGCCGCGCTATATCGAGCGCCTGCAGGAGCAGGGCTTCGTCGTCGCGGCCCAGGCGCGCCAGTCACAGCGCCTGCTGGCCCTGGCCGACCAGGGCCTGTTCCTGCCCTACCGCGAGAAGAACCAGGCCGGCCTGGCGCTGCGCGACTGCCGCGGCGAGGCGCTGTTCGCGCTGCGCCTGCCGCAGCGCCAGTTCGCGCGCTTCGAGGAGGCGCCGCCGCTGCTGGTGCAGAGCCTGCTGTTCATCGAGGACCGGCATCTGCTGGACGAGGACGAGCCGCGCCGCAACCCGGCGCTGGACCCGGAGCGCCTGACCAAGGCGGCGCTGCTGCAGCTGCAGCGCCGGCTCGATGCCAGCGCGCCCTCGGCCGGCGGCTCGACCCTGGCGACCCAGATCGAGAAGTACCGCCATTCGCCGCAGGGCCGCACCGGCTCGGTCGGCGAGAAGCTGCGCCAGATGGCCTCGGCCTCGCAGCGCGCCTACCTCGACGGCCGGGAGACCCTGACGCGCCGGCGCGAGATCCTGCTCGACTACCTGAACACCGTGCCGCTGGCCGCGCGCCCCGGCGTGGGCGAGGTGCATGGCCTGGGCGACGGGCTGTGGGCCTGGTATGGGCGCGAGTTCGGCGAGTTCCGCCGCGCGCTGCAGGACGGCACGCTGGCCGAGCGCGCGCTGGCCTACAAGCAGGCGCTGTCGCTGCTGATCGCGCAGCGCCGCCCGGTGCAGTTCCTGCAGCGCGAGGGCGAATCGCTGCGCCGCCTGACCGACAGCTATCTGCGCCTGCTGGCCGAGGCCGGCGCGATCCCAAGCGAGCTGCGCGACGCCGCCCTGCACTTGCCGCTGGTGCTGAGCGCCGCCCCGCCGCAGGCCGAGCGCCCCGACTTCGCGCAGCGCAAGGCCACTGGCAATCTGCGCGCGCGCCTGGCCGCGCTGCTGGAGGTGCCGGGCAGCTACGAGCTGGACCGCCTGGACCTGGAGGTGCAGACCAGCCTGGACGGCCGCGCCCAGGCCCTGGCCACCCGCGCGCTGACCGGGCTGCGCACGCCCGCGGCGGCGCGCGCGGCCGGGCTCTACGGCTCGCACCTGCTGGATGCCGGCGCCGACCTGCAGCCGCTGGTGTTCAGCCTGACGCTCTACGAGCGCGGCCCCGAGGCCAACTGGCTGCGGGTGCAGGCCGACAACGTCGACCAGCCCTTCGACGTCAACCAGGGCGCGAAGCTGGACCTGGGCTCGACCGCCAAGCTGCGCACCCTGATCTCCTACCTGGAGCTGGTGGCCGAGCTGCATGGCCGCTGGGCCGCGCTGCCCGCGGTCGAGCTGCGCGCGCTGCCGCCGGCGCCGGATGCCCTCTCCGGCTGGGCGCGCCAGTACCTGCAGCAGAGCGAGGACCGCGGCCTGGCCGCCATGCTGGACGCCGCGCTGGCGCGCCGCTATTCGGCCAGCCCGGGCGAGGCCTTCTTCACCGGCGGCGGCCTACACCGCTTCGAGAACTTCGAGCATGAGCATGACCACCAGGTGCTGACGGTGCGCGAGGCCTTCCGGCATTCGGTCAATCTGGTCTTCATCCGGCTGATGCGTGACATCGTCCAGCACCGCATCCACAACGCCGACGCCTCGGGTATCCCGCTGTCCGATCCCGAATCGCCGCGCCGGCGCGCGTTGCTGGCCCGCTTCGCCGATGCCGAGGGCAGCCATTTCATGGCCGGCTTCTACCGCCGCTACCAGGGTCTGACGCCGGCCCAGGCGCGCGCGAAGCTGCTGGAGGGCGCGCGCGCCAATGCGGCCAGCCAGGCCGCCCTGCTCTATCTGTTCGAGCCGGAGGCCGATGCGCTGCGCCTGGTCGAATGGCTGGACGAGCGCGCGCCGCGCGGCAGCCGGCTGGCGATTGGTGCGCATGAGCGCTACCGTCGCATGAGCCTGGCCGACCGCGCCTATCTGAGCGGCCAGCATCCGCTGGAGCTGTGGCTGGTGGCGCGCCTGCAGCAGCGGCCCGGGGCCGAGCTGGCCGAGCTGCTGGCCGACAGCGCCGAGGAGCGCCAGCTGGCCTACGCCTGGCTGTTCAAGCCGCGCCAGCGCGCCGCCCAGGACCAGCGCCTGCGCCAGATGCTGGAGCGCGAGGCCTTCGCCGGCCTCTTGCAGTCCTGGCGCCGCCTGGGCTATCCCTTCGACCGGCTGACGCCCTCCTACGCCAGCGCGATCGGCGCCTCGGGCGACCGACCGGCGGCGCTGGCCGAGTTGATGGGCATCATCGTGAACCGTGGCGCACGCCGGCCGCAGCAGCCGATCGACGCGCTGCATTTCGCCCGCGCCACGCCCTTCGACACCCGGCTGGCGCGCCCGCCCGGCGCGGCCCAGCAGGTGCTGGCGCCCGAGGTGGCCGAGGCGGTGCGGCTGGCCCTGGTCGATGTGGTCGAGGAAGGCACGGCGCGGCGGCTGAAGGGCGTATTCCTCGACGCCCAGGGCCAGGCCCTGGCGGTCGGCGGCAAGACCGGCACCGGCGATCACCGCTACACGGTGCTGGGGCGCGACGGGCGGCTGATCTCGGAGCGCATCGTCGAGCGCTCCGGCACCCTGGTCTTCACCCTGGGCGACCGCTATTTCGGCACCGTCACCACCTATGTACACGAGCCGGACGCTGCGCGCTACCACTTCACCAGCGCGCTCTCGGTGCAGCTGCTGAAGAGCCTGGGGCCGTCGCTGCTGGCGACCCTGCAGCAGGACCAGTGCCGCGGCGGCCCGGCGGCCGGCGCGGTCACAGCCAAGACGGGCGCCCTGCCACCGCTCAATGCGGCTGTGGGCGGCGGCTGA
- a CDS encoding aminoacyl-tRNA deacylase, producing MSIPSRLTRYLRQQDARYDSDLHRPSRSSAETARVAHVAPQQLAKSVILEDDTGHMLMAVLPADAEVELPVLAEMLGRRSLKLCDEAQVARLFGDCCPGAVPALGMAWGVETAVDTALVDGNAVIYMEAGDHEQLLRMSREQFSALMRPARHGSFSRRPQPH from the coding sequence ATGTCGATACCCAGCCGGTTGACCCGCTATCTCCGCCAGCAGGACGCGCGTTACGACAGCGACCTGCACCGCCCCAGCCGCAGCAGCGCCGAGACCGCGCGGGTGGCCCATGTCGCGCCGCAGCAGCTTGCCAAGTCGGTGATCCTGGAAGATGACACCGGCCATATGCTGATGGCGGTGCTGCCGGCCGATGCCGAGGTCGAGCTGCCGGTGCTGGCCGAGATGCTGGGCCGGCGCAGCCTGAAGCTATGCGACGAGGCCCAGGTGGCGCGCCTGTTCGGCGACTGCTGCCCCGGCGCGGTGCCGGCGCTGGGCATGGCATGGGGGGTGGAGACCGCGGTCGACACCGCGCTGGTCGACGGCAATGCCGTGATCTACATGGAGGCGGGCGACCATGAGCAGTTGCTGCGCATGTCGCGCGAGCAGTTCAGCGCCCTGATGCGGCCCGCCCGCCACGGCAGCTTCAGCCGCCGCCCACAGCCGCATTGA